The Gordonia mangrovi genome includes the window GTGGTTCTTCGCGCCGCCGTACACGGTGACCGTCGGCGCGTCGGGCATCATCTTCGGCTGGCTGACCTATCTGTTGGTGCGTGGGCTGTTCAACCGCGACATCTGGCAGATTCTCGGGGGCGTCGTCCTGTTCCTCATCTATGGGTCGATCTTGTGGGGAGTGCTCCCGACGAACCCGACCGTGTCCTGGCAGGGACACCTCTTCGGCGCCATCGGTGGTGTGCTAGCGGCCTGGTACCTCGCCGACCGTGACCGGCGCAAGGCCGCGAAGAGCGGCAGCCCGCAGGCCCCGGGGGTGCGGCCATAACAGCCCAGGACGCACCCATCGGGATCTTCGACTCCGGTGTGGGGGGGCTGACGGTGGCCCGCGCCATCATCGACCTCTTGCCCGACGAGGACGTCGTCTACATCGGCGACACCGCCAACGGCCCCTACGGCCCGCTGCCGATCCCCGACATCCGGCGGCACGCCCTGGCGATCGGCGACGACCTGGCCGCGCGGCAGGTGAAAGCGATTGTGATCGCATGCAACACCGCATCGGCTGCCTGCCTGCGGGATGCGCGGGAACGCTACGCCCCGATCCCGGTGGTGGAGGTGATCCTGCCGGCGGTGCGGCGTGCCGTGGTGGCCACCAAGACCGGCCGCATCGGCGTGATCGGGACCCGGGCGACAATCGCCTCGCGTGCCTATCAGGATTCGTTCGCCGCGGCCCGCGACGCCGAGATCACCGCCGTGGCCTGCCCCCGCTTTGTCGACTTCGTGGAGCGCGGCATCACCAGCGGGCGACAGATTCTCGGCCTCGCGCAGGGCTATCTCGAACCGCTGCAGCAGGCCGACGTGGATACGGTGGTCCTCGGCTGCACCCATTACCCGCTGCTGTCGGGGGTGATCCAACTCGCGATGGGCGATCAGGTCACACTCGTGTCCAGTGCCGAGGAGACCGCGAAGGACCTCTTTCGCGTGCTCACCGAACTCGATCTGCTGCACCCGCACGGCGATCGCGATGCGGTGCGGGAGTTCCGCGCCACCG containing:
- the murI gene encoding glutamate racemase, coding for MTAQDAPIGIFDSGVGGLTVARAIIDLLPDEDVVYIGDTANGPYGPLPIPDIRRHALAIGDDLAARQVKAIVIACNTASAACLRDARERYAPIPVVEVILPAVRRAVVATKTGRIGVIGTRATIASRAYQDSFAAARDAEITAVACPRFVDFVERGITSGRQILGLAQGYLEPLQQADVDTVVLGCTHYPLLSGVIQLAMGDQVTLVSSAEETAKDLFRVLTELDLLHPHGDRDAVREFRATGDPEFFARLSTRFLGPTIGQVQHL